The following are encoded together in the Gadus chalcogrammus isolate NIFS_2021 chromosome 2, NIFS_Gcha_1.0, whole genome shotgun sequence genome:
- the si:dkey-89b17.4 gene encoding zinc finger protein 646: MAMHDMSRAKGFPCKECDMVCPSTPSLLEHMKAHYQQEETGRFECEQCGRIYKHAGSLAHHKKSHEVGSFQCPVCTRTLPNAVALKNHLRIHTLSPSSAQTEEESEEVVEDGGHDERDYSLAQDLSENFGRTHLNNSGITHSVLQSHEAEEHGKKGSPGSDDAWDRPFKCDQCDRTYRHHGSLVNHKKCHQQGTFKCSVCFKQFSNLAALNGHERTHSKFKTPGASMVSSSSSLHSSERGSSNQSSQNDDGGSCFCHLCQVTLPNKADFQEHILLHNAASSSLGLSRSFPGIMPHNLSAVRSPAYTPALGDPLPLPPLPSEKRGPYDPIMGPPVNNPIYTCAYCGAGHPDLESLKVHYLTHDPHPGAHSQESAILNSDGMSSGSQGSVSSPSGGRVPQANSPDDGERRFKCGECGKSYRHAGSLVNHKRSHQTGHYQCTICCKQYPHLAALHSHLRSHKGRPSNQPLNNDSNDWLSSEPLTLDSQNSYVQEGSGATTPISLPGNLGDAAHFVPDGGHSSGLDSLEFHDRFDGGSLSQSNSAHRQADRHMCADCGEMYGDISGIKSHMCPRRGQQQQPQGNMSNGFMGNMNYHSPGGTSLPSGGSSSMKEGSSQRQYSQSGGKRMGNNDKEEDDGEVYQCSVCGNHYASLRALRSHLRSHANNPTTPGPSNLEQEWRMICSTCGQSFSRKQDLLNHQLIHGPQTAERQSQPNVSTAANGNDKMDGRNHICVDCGMFFADRHHLITHLCPGKNRSGNLSKQGLNGAKRMSGGEGVSGGVAGGSGDVGGDGRRSMGEQGDRPHKCDQCGRGYRHPCSLLNHKKSHKTGVFRCLVCQKRYYNLLALKNHQRTHFDLKRHKCEECGKAFKIQKQLINHLRLHEEHRAKGLIRTGPNGSRFQQAGTSQMQSMRGESSKSHGMGVKYANAQQGFKKPYSSAGTSRPQKFDQSEGGRRPFACDECGKTYRHAGSLANHKNLHKIGEYHCNVCNSTYPNRLAMKNHLRLHFAQKKHNCQECGKGFRTQKQLATHNTAGLCKGPQGPGVQMDFECDGCCEGYATADELAAHDCPAQHLPSSSASVNSSNLSLEGRSVDLDSDERPYACDLCSCAYKHASSLLNHKHTHKTGDFRCNFCDKPYTNYMALRNHMRIHTQRKKHICHTCGKAFRLARFLRNHQKVHEEGATPFGCPSCGKSFQGRSGLARHRCGDNQVGMEGRRKAAAPAGEGEECRYTCDQCGRSYRHASSLLNHKNTHTVGIYHCAVCLKTYSNLLALKNHRRIHSETRRHRCHDCGKAFRVSSQLYNHRRVHQKQRELTCRSCQRSFPTQASFRLHMEISHGQAPQPRQPRSQQPRPGGSQELGWGSGLDHTLMQAQGLNPHGMNKARGRGGHGGVIKSHVCDQCGRAYRHASSLLNHKNSHKTGTYFCNSCQKEFPNLMSLKNHRRIHTEPKRYQCPDCGKSFRVSTQLICHRRIHTKEKPFSCQQCDKRFSSRSNLRHHMKVHWSGSTAPPSMSMGAPNFLDLSPVGSTSSSKNYVCNQCGRAYRHASSLLNHKNSHKTGTYFCNSCQKEFPNLMSLKNHRRIHTEPKRYQCPDCGKSFRVSTALICHRRIHTKEKPFSCQQCDKRFSSRSNLRHHMKVHWSGSLLSRGSSSAFLTIPSRPFL, encoded by the exons ATGGCAATGCATGATATGAGCCGTGCAAAGGGTTTCCCCTGTAAAGAGTGTGATATGGTCTGCCCGAGTACACCTAGTCTACTAGAACATATGAAAGCACATTATCAGCAGGAAGAGACCGGACGTTTTGAGTGTGAGCAGTGTGGCAGAATTTACAAGCACGCAGGAAGTTTAGCCCATCACAAGAAATCTCACGAAGTAGGTTCATTTCAGTGCCCCGTTTGTACCCGTACTTTACCCAACGCAGTAGCTTTGAAAAACCACTTACGCATCCATACATTGTCCCCTAGTAGTGCGCAGACAGAAGAAGAGAGTGAGGAGGTAGTCGAAGACGGCGGCCACGACGAGAGGGACTACAGCCTTGCCCAGGACCTCTCCGAAAACTTTGGGCGTACTCATTTGAACAACAGTGGCATAACCCATAGTGTCCTGCAAAGCCACGAGGCAGAGGAACACGGAAAAAAAGGCTCCCCGGGATCTGACGACGCCTGGGACAGGCCCTTTAAGTGTGATCAGTGTGACAGAACCTACCGCCACCACGGTAGCCTGGTGAACCACAAGAAGTGTCACCAGCAAGGAACTTTTAAGTGCTCTGTGTGTTTCAAGCAATTCAGCAACCTGGCGGCGCTAAACGGCCACGAGCGTACCCACTCCAAGTTCAAGACTCCCGGGGCATCCATGGtgagcagcagtagcagcctcCATAGCTCGGAGCGAGGCAGCAGCAACCAGTCGTCCCAGAACGACGACGGGGGTTCCTGCTTTTGCCACCTGTGCCAAGTTACACTGCCAAACAAGGCAGACTTCCAGGAGCACATCCTGCTGCACAACGCAGCCTCGTCCTCCCTTGGCCTCTCTCGCAGCTTCCCCGGCATCATGCCCCACAACCTGAGTGCAGTCCGCTCCCCGGCATACACCCCGGCCCTGGGTGACCCACTGCCCCTGCCGCCGCTGCCAAGTGAGAAAAGGGGCCCGTATGATCCAATCATGGGCCCTCCTGTCAACAATCCCATCTATACTTGTGCATATTGTGGCGCAGGCCATCCAGATCTCGAGAGTCTGAAGGTCCACTACTTGACCCATGACCCCCATCCCGGTGCTCACAGTCAGGAGAGCGCCATCCTTAACTCAGATGGGATGAGCTCAGGGTCCCAAGGCTCAGTATCATCGCCATCCGGTGGACGAGTGCCACAAGCCAACTCCCCAGATGATGGAGAACGCCGGTTTAAGTGTGGCGAGTGCGGTAAAAGCTACCGCCACGCCGGGAGTCTGGTGAACCACAAGCGATCTCACCAGACAGGCCATTACCAGTGCACCATCTGCTGTAAGCAGTACCCTCACCTAGCGGCTCTGCACAGCCATCTACGTAGCCACAAGGGCCGCCCCTCCAACCAGCCCCTGAACAATGACAGCAATGATTGGCTGTCTTCAGAGCCACTGACCTTAGATTCTCAGAATAGCTATGTCCAAGAGGGTAGTGGTGCCACTACTCCGATCTCACTACCTGGCAATCTAGGTGATGCTGCCCACTTTGTACCAGATGGAGGtcacagcagcggactcgactCTTTAGAGTTCCATGACCGCTTTGATGGAGGTTCCTTGTCCCAAAGCAACTCAGCACACCGCCAGGCAGACCGGCATATGTGCGCAGATTGTGGCGAGATGTATGGCGACATATCAGGCATCAAGTCCCACATGTGCCCCCGGCgtggccagcagcagcaaccgCAGGGCAACATGTCCAATGGCTTCATGGGAAACATGAACTATCACAGCCCCGGTGGGACATCTCTGCCATCCGGAGGCTCAAGTAGCATGAAGGAGGGCAGCAGCCAGCGCCAGTACTCGCAGAGTGGAGGCAAAAGGATGGGAAACAATGACAAAGAGGAAGACGACGGGGAGGTATACCAGTGCTCTGTGTGCGGCAACCATTACGCCAGCCTCAGAGCCCTCCGGAGCCATCTCCGCAGCCACGCCAACAATCCAACCACACCCGGGCCGTCCAACTTGGAACAAGAATGGAGGATGATCTGCTCCACCTGTGGCCAGAGTTTCTCTAGGAAGCAAGACCTTTTGAATCACCAGCTTATCCATGGGCCCCAGACCGCAGAACGCCAGTCCCAGCCAAATGTGAGCACCGCTGCCAACGGCAATGACAAGATGGATGGTCGCAATCACATTTGCGTGGACTGCGGAATGTTTTTTGCCGACCGCCACCACCTGATTACTCACCTTTGCCCTGGCAAGAACCGATCAGGGAACCTGAGCAAGCAGGGCCTGAACGGAGCCAAAAGGAtgtctggaggagagggagtcagtGGAGGGGTTGCTGGCGGCAGCGGAGATGTTGGAGGAGATGGCCGGAGGTCGATGGGAGAACAAGGCGACAGGCCCCATAAATGTGACCAGTGTGGCCGAGGTTACAGGCACCCATGCTCCCTCCTCAACCACAAGAAATCCCACAAGACTGGAGTGTTCCGCTGCCTGGTGTGCCAGAAGCGCTACTACAATCTGCTGGCACTCAAGAATCACCAAAGGACCCACTTTGACTTGAAGAG GCACAAGTGTGAGGAATGTGGTAAGGCTTTCAAGATCCAAAAGCAACTTATCAACCACCTGCGTCTCCATGAAGAGCATCGGGCCAAGGGCCTGATCCGCACTGGCCCCAATGGATCCCGCTTCCAGCAAGCTGGAACATCCCAAATGCAGAGTATGAGAGGCGAGTCCTCCAAGAGCCACGGAATGGGGGTAAAATATGCCAATGCCCAGCAAGGCTTCAAGAAACCCTACTCCTCAGCAGGAACATCTAGGCCCCAGAAATTTGATCAGTCTGAGGGAGGGCGCCGTCCCTTTGCCTGTGACGAGTGTGGAAAGACATACCGCCATGCAGGTAGTCTGGCCAACCACAAAAACCTCCACAAGATCGGGGAATACCATTGCAATGTCTGCAACTCCACATACCCCAATCGGCTGGCCATGAAAAACCACCTGCGTCTCCACTTCGCCCAGAAGAAGCACAACTGCCAGGAGTGTGGCAAGGGCTTCCGCACTCAGAAACAGCTTGCCACCCACAACACCGCAGGCCTCTGCAAGGGGCCCCAGGGTCCGGGAGTCCAGATGGATTTTGAGTGTGATGGCTGCTGCGAAGGTTACGCAACAGCCGACGAGCTAGCGGCCCACGACTGCCCGGCCCAACACCtgccttcctcctccgcctccgtcAATAGCTCCAACCTCAGCTTGGAGGGCCGAAGTGTGGACCTTGACTCTGACGAGAGGCCCTACGCCTGTGACCTGTGCAGCTGCGCCTACAAGCATGCCAGCTCCCTGCTGAACCACAAGCACACCCACAAGACGGGCGACTTCCGTTGCAACTTCTGCGACAAGCCGTACACAAACTACATGGCCCTGCGCAACCACATGCGCATCCACACGCAGCGGAAAAAGCACATCTGCCACACGTGCGGCAAAGCCTTCCGGCTGGCCAGATTCCTCCGCAACCACCAGAAGGTCCACGAGGAGGGTGCCACACCCTTTGGTTGTCCGAGCTGTGGGAAGAGTTTCCAGGGGAGATCGGGCCTGGCTAGGCACCGCTGCGGGGACAACCAGGTAGGCATGGAAGGCAGGAGGAAGGCCGCTGCACCCGCAGGAGAGGGCGAAGAGTGTCGGTACAC ATGTGATCAGTGCGGCCGCTCCTACCGTCATGCCAGCTCCCTCCTCAACCACAAGAACACCCACACCGTCGGAATTTACCACTGCGCCGTCTGCCTCAAGACTTACTCCAATCTGCTCGCCCTGAAGAACCACCGCCGCATCCACTCCGAGACCCGTCGCCACCGCTGCCACGACTGTGGCAAAGCCTTCCGCGTCTCTTCCCAGCTCTACAACCACCGCCGTGTCCACCAGAAGCAGCGGGAGCTCACCTGCCGCTCCTGCCAGCGCTCCTTCCCCACGCAGGCCAGCTTCCGGCTCCACATGGAGATCAGCCACGGACAGGCCCCTCAGCCCCGCCAGCCCAGATCCCAGCAGCCCCGGCCGGGAGGCTCCCAGGAGCTGGGCTGGGGCTCGGGCCTGGACCACACTCTGATGCAGGCGCAGGGCCTCAACCCCCACGGTATGAACAAGGCTCGTGGTCGCGGCGGTCACGGCGGGGTCATAAAGTCGCATGTTTGCGACCAGTGCGGGCGCGCCTACCGCCACGCCAGCTCCCTGCTCAACCACAAGAACAGCCACAAGACGGGTACCTACTTCTGCAACTCCTGCCAGAAGGAGTTCCCCAACCTCATGTCCCTGAAGAACCACCGGCGCATCCACACGGAGCCCAAGCGCTACCAGTGCCCCGACTGCGGCAAGTCCTTCCGCGTCTCCACCCAGCTCATCTGCCACCGGAGAATCCACACCAAGGAGAAGCCCTTCTCCTGCCAGCAGTGCGACAAGCGCTTCTCCTCCAGGTCCAACCTGAGGCACCACATGAAGGTTCACTGGAGCGGCTCCACGGCGCCCCCTTCCATGTCCATGGGTGCGCCCAACTTCTTGG